The stretch of DNA GGAGTGGACACGCAAAGCACCGATTCCAAGGACGCAAAAACGTACGGCCTTGCAACTGATGTATCATTTGAGAAACTAATGTATGAAAATGATGTGCCCAAGTTTTTGGCAGGCTCTATTATTGGAACGGACGCAACCGTGATTTCGACTTTTAGCAACTATGGGATTCCCCTTTTGGTATTGTATACATCATGCCATCCTTTCTTTCCAGATCCGCAGGCAGCAATCTTTGCAATCACGTCTCTTGCCAAGGTGCTAAAAATCCAGGTCGATACAAAGGACATCCAAAAGCGAGTTGACTATTTGCGAATCCAGCACAGAAACCTGATGCAGGAAACACTTGATGTGCTGCAGGAAAAGCAGGCACCACCAAAGGTTCCGCCAATTTACCGGTGATGAAAATGGACTACGAGTTTTATCCTGTCTTTTGGTTTGGCGACGATCTGGAGCAAAAGGTACTGGCTCCGCTCAGCTGCATCAGGGAGCACGAATCAAAATGGGTGCTAGAGTTTGATCTGCCTCTGGTAGACAAAAAAGACATCAATGTTTTTGTCGACTCGGATTCCATAACGATAGAGGCAAAGCTAAAGGAGACATACTGCGATGAACACCAGAAAAGCTACCAGTATGAATATTTCAAAAAGAACACGTCTCTGCCAAAAAACGTGGATTCTGGCAAAATCACGGCTAAATTTTCCGATGGCAGACTAGTCATTGTGTTGCCAAAGGCGTTTCAGGGAAAGAAAATCTCAATAGACTAGGAAAAAATCTCGTCAACTTTCTTTCTGTACCCGGACACAAGCTGCCCGAATTCCGCAAAGTCTTGTTCTGTTGGGGAGATCATCCTCATGGCAAACTGGCCCAAAAACACGGAAAATGCGTTGCCCACTATAACATTAAAGGATGCGTCTGCCAGATTCAGGCCAGGAAATGCCGTCTTGATAAACGGCTGATACGCCTTTGTCTGTCCTAGGAGCATCTCGATGTGGTTTTTCATATAATCCGAGATTTCTTTTTGCATTGGTTTTTGAAAGAATGCGAATTATAAAATCATCAAGTAAATTATCAAACTTGAGATTTTTGCATGATTGTAATTTGGGATTGCAAAATATGTGTGAGAATTGCTGCTCAAAGATTTTTATTTGATGGTGCAATAGCGGTGTGAGTTTGGTAGAATGGAATGAGCTCATAATAGAATCAGTAATTTTATCCGTGATAATTTTTGGCGCAGTCTTTGTCGAGCACTGGATTTATCGAAGGATGCAAAAAACTGAGGACAGTTCCGCAAGAAAAAAAATCCTACTGTTAATCAAAGAAGACCTCACAAGGAAAATCCGATTCATAAACGAGTCTACAAAATACAAGGACTACAAGCCGTTTTTTACAAGCGTCTGGGATTCTGTGATTATTTCTGGCAAGCAGACAATTTTGCCGTTTGATCTGATAAAAAATCTAGAGCACACATACTCATGGATGAAATACTATAACACCGAGCTAAAACAGCAGGGGCCGCAAAACGAGCAAACACTAGTAGAGCTCCTAGGCGAGATAAGAAAAGCCACCGAATCCTCCCTTGAGAGTCTAAAATAATCCCCTTATTTTCAGTGCTGAAAATCATATTCTTTGATTTTATCTTTCAACGACTAGGTAAACTCGATGAAAATTGACGAACAGCAAGACGCAGACTATGAAACCGTCACAATCTCAGGCCTAGGCCTAATTGATCATCTGGGCGTAATTGTCCTCAAATCAATTGACGGAAAGGAATTCCACATGACTGCGTTTTCTGCCGAAGTTGCACAATACATAGCAAATTTCATGGACGGCAAGCGCGAGCAAGTACCTACCATTTACAACATGTTTGAGCAAATGTGCGAGGAAAACGAGCTGGTCCTAGTCAAGGTCAAAATTTACGAGACTGGCGGAATTTTCCGGGCAAACCTGTACTTTACTGGCAAAAAAGATGTCTTGCTCAAGTATTATCGCGCTTCTGACGCCGTAACGCTTGCAACATTTTACAATGTCCCAATATTGGTTCGAAAAGACCTACTAAAGGAACCAGAGCCGGAACCGCAAATCAAGTCTCCAAAAAATGGCGGTTCCATCGAATCCGAGAAAAAATGACACGAAATTCAGATTTGAGAATTATGCTATTGTGTAATAAATAACAAAGCCAACCATACCGCCAATGACCAAGGACGATAAACAAAAAACCGAACTTGCACCGGCTTGGCCTCTAAACTGGCAAAGCCTAGATAAGGCATTTGAGAACTTTAGAAAAGAGTTTGAAAAATCGTTTGCGTCTTTTCCTTCCTTTCCGTCGATGCAAAAATTGTCTGCGCTGTCCTGCGACATAGTGGACGAAGGCGACAAATACGTAGTCAAAGCCGAGATGCCCGGAATAAAAAAGGACGAAGTAAAGCTGAATGTCTTTGATAATTCACTAGAAATATCTGCACAGCACAAAGAAGAGGAAGAAGAAAAGAAAAAGAACTATCTGCGAAAGGAGCGAAGCGAGGTCTCGTACTATAGGACGCTACCCCTGCCAGAAAAGGTAGTCTCAGACAAGACCTCTGCAAAGCTGAGCGACGGCGTGTTGAGTATTACCATACCAAAAGCAACACCTACCCCAAAGCCAAAGTCAAGCTCGATTCAAGTTCAATAATTTTTTTATTTTTTTTAATAGTCGTGCTCTGAAAAGTCAGATCCCAGCGATATTGTAGCTATTACTGTGGATTCTGTTGTTTGGCACTTTAGCTTTTGGTTTGGCAAAAATTCCGCAAATATCTCCTTGAGAAGCTGTTCTGTAAATAGCGACCATTTTACACCCAAGTTGTGCTGTATGACAAAATGGTGTATGGCACCTTCCACTCTGTGATCTGAGAGCATTCCAGAGGCGCGCATATAGTCTTCTAGTGTTTCAATGCAGCGCTTTAGATCATAGTTGCCCTTCATGAATAGTACCGATTCCTTGATTACTGGCTTGATTGACTCTATTACCTGGTTTATCTGGACCCAGTCAAAGTTTTGGCCCATCGTCTCTAGAATCTTTTTTGGTACGGGTATGATGCCTATTTTGTCTGCAAATCTGTCCCAGACTAGGTATTTTTCTAAAATCTGCTTTACTAGTACATTGTGCGAGATGTTTTTTTGCATTGCCTCTGTTTCCAGCTCTTCGACTACCTTGGCCGGCAATCTGTAGGTGATGCTACGGGTGGTTTCTTTTTTTGGCGGATGCTGCTTTCTTCTTGGTATGCTTGTTTCCAACTGGAGATCTTTACTTTACTATACTATACTACATAATTCTAGCGGAATGTTTTGTATTTTTCCAAGAGTTTTGCGTGCGTTATTACTTGGCTAAACGCTCGTACCACGTCTGCTTTTGTGACAATTCCTGTAAGCTTGTTGTTTTTTAGCACAATTACTGGAACTCCGCTGATGTTGTTTTTTGCCATGAGGTCAGCCGCAGTTGCCAAGTCATCGTCTGACTCTACAATAAGAATCTCATACTTGATAAACTCGCCAACTTTTTTGTCTTCGGTTGTCCCCCCTGGCAACAAATAATCGCGAATTTTTGCAATTGATTTTTTGAAATACTCACTGTGCTTTAGAAAATCATTTGTCGTGATTATTCCCTTTGCATTTCCCTTATGATCCGTTACCACAAGGCGCGAAGTCTTGTTGTTGTTTATGATGTCCAGCGCAAATCCTAGCGAGTCAGATTCTCTACATGTTATTACCTTGTCTGTCATATAGTCGCGTACCTTGTATTTTCCTGGATACATCTTGGCGTAATGCCTGTTGATGTCTGTCTGGGTGGTAATCCCCACTACGTCGCCCTGATCGTCTACTACTACTATGGAGCCGATCCTAAAAGTATCCATTCTTGTGGCGCATTGGGAGAGGTGGTCTGCCTGGCCGGCCGTTATAGTGATGACGTTTGTCTTCATTATTTCTTTTAGCCGTATTTCATCTAGCGCTCTTGCAGTAGTGTCGTTTTCTAAAAATGCGTTAATGTCGCGCTCTGTTATTATTCCGACTGGCTTTTTGTTTTTTACAATTACTATTCGCTTGACAAAGTTTGTCTTCATCATTCCTAGGGCGTCATGGATGGTGTCGTTTTCTGTTAGGGTAAACACTGGTGATGAATACAACTCGTCCATGGCTAGAAAGCCACGCCTAGTGATTTAAAACAAATTTCGATTATCAATGCTGGATTTCAAAAATTGGAAATTAGTCCCTAATTTGCCATATTAGGAACGATCTCGACTTCTAGGTTGCCTCCATTAAACGTCGAAGTCATCGCCTTTACCTTGCTTTTGTACAAAAAGTGCTTTTTGCCCTCCTGTGTTATCGAGCCGGAGATGGCAAGCAATTTGTTGTCGTGCAGGATCTGTAGCCTGCGGTAGACGGTGCTAATTGGGATCTTGCAGTCTGCAGAGATCTCTATTGCCGCCTTTGGCGTACTCATTGTGGCTTCAATTATTGCCCGGCAGTACTTGTCGGACATTATTCCCAGGATAACGCCTTTGCGGTCGTCATCGATTTTTCTTCCTTCAAGCTGAACTTGCATGATACGGTATAATCAAAATTTGATATATCGAGTAGGACTGCTTTGCCATGCAGTGCATTCAGACTGCCTATATGAGAAAATACACAAAATCAGGCATGATTGAGACACAATTTCCCAAATTCAAGTGGGGGACAATATCGGAAGGCAATGCGGGCCACACAAAATCCGAGTGGGGCAAGTCAGAGCCACGAATAATAATTGCGTACAGAATCAACTGGCAAGACTGAGCGTACACAGCTTTGATCTGCAGGCAAGACAGACATCGCTTCCATATTCTGCCTGGAAAAGGCAGGACTTGCAGATTTTGCATTTGCATTTTTCTAGCTTGGGCATTTCGATGTAAGAATAGTAATTCGAACTAATAAGCACTCTGCACTAAAATCAAAACTGGAACAAACAATTCTAGTGCAATGCATTCGCACTGCTTATCTTTTTGTTTGCAGACTTTTTCTTAATGACTCCAACATATCTAGCACTAGCTGCAGCTCTCGTTGTTGTGTTTGCGACAACAAATGCATATGCAGAAAGCGACAGCGTAGGTGATCTGCACATCAAGACCGTCTTCAAATTTGCAAAAGGAATAGAAGAGGTAAACTCCTTCAAGGTCTTCACGCAAGACTTTGGCTACAAGTGGTCCGAGACTCCATCATTTCAGTTGTGGGGTGCGGTAGGCGCTGACAAGGATCTCTTGTATGAAAACGCTGAGATCAGCTACGAGCGACGCGGAATGGCGCACGACTCTGATAACGAGTTTGATGTGGATGTGTCTGTCACATACGGTATCAAAACACTAAGACAAATGGAATACACGGATTGTCGTGTGACAAACTATTACGTCACCACGCTCCATGATGGTGATGAGACATTCTCTGGCAAGACCAAGTTTGTCTATGCAGATGTCTTTGCATTTGAGTGCGGCGGATACAAAATAATTCCGGCATCAAAGCTAAACAAAAATCTTGAAGCCCTAAAGGGCTAATACTCTTTTTCTTATTTTACCACAAGCACTGGCAATGAGCTCTTGTGCAAGACATAGTTTGATACGCTTCCAAAGAAGACTTCCTTTAGAGCACCAACTCCTCTTGCGCCAATCACTATGATGTCAAAATTCTTGTCCTTGGCAAACTTTACTATTGTGTGGCCTGCGTCGCCAAAGACTATCTTTTGCTCAAACATTACGCCATTTTGCGCGCAATATCTTTTTGCAAAGTCCATGATGTTTTGCGCTCCCCTGAGGCGCGGCTTTTCTGGATATCTGGGCGAGCGAAATGCAGGATGCGGCGCCCTTGGTATTACATAGATACCAGTGATGATTGCCTGGCATTGCCTAGCTAGGTATATTGCCTCGTTTAGGCCGCGAACCGAGTTCTTGGAGCCGTCCAGCGCAACAAGTATTCTTTGGTACTTGGTCTTTATCATGTGGTGTAGTTTAGATGGAATATAATTAAAGCAATACAAAATTATCAAAAATGAAACTGAGTTTCTGATTTGATAATCAACTAGCCCTTTCAAATAACAAAATCACAAAACTATTCCCATGGGAAAACAGTTCACATGTCCTTACTGCGAATCCAAATTTCCATCAAAAGAAGACCTCTCAAAACACATTGATAGAATCCATGATGGGTCTGGCCTGCTAGAAGGCGACACAAGACGATTCTGATATGAAATCTGTTTTGTTGTTTGCATTGGCTGTCATGCCAGGCATTGCGTTTGCCCAAATACAGGTCCAGCACACAGACATTGCGGAACTGATGATGAAAAAACACCAGATCACCGTGGAAGATACCGGCTTTACAATTTTCTATAGGTTTAGCACTGTAGGAGAAGGTGAAAGCTCCAATGAAGATACTATGGCACAAATAACATCGGTTGACATCAACAAGGAAAGAAAATCACTGGTAATATCCATAGATGACATAAACCAAGATGACCTCATGTCGGTGCGATTCTCAGAGGAATTGGTGTCTGCACAAGGAAAAAGGCTGGTCCTTTTAATTGACGGCGGGGAAAAAGGATACGAATCCAACACACAGGATGGCAAGCGTACAATGATCTTTGTCCTTCCCGAAGGCTCCAAACAAGTAGAGATAGTTGGAACAAGAGTGATTCCTGAGTTTCCATCTGCTGCCCTTGCCTTGGCAGCTATTGTGTCCAGCGTTGTCTTGGTACAAAAATTAAGAAAAAACTAGTTTGGGATAATTGATACATCAATTATTCCATTTTGGAAGGACGTCGAGACTTGCTTTACCTTGCTTTTGTACATGAAGAACTTTTTCCCATCGTCGCTAATGGAGCCGGAAATGGCAAGCAACTTGGCGTCGTGCAGGACCTGAAGTCTTCTATATGTGGTCGAAATTGGAATGTTGTATTCGGTGCTTATCTCTAGCGCTGTCTTTGGAACATTCATTGTAGCTTCCAGTATTATTCTGGAATACTTGTCCGAGATTGCCCCCAGTATCGTGTCCTTTTTTTCTACTTCCTGTATGCTTAATGTTTGCATGATATGGCATGGTGTGAATTTGATATAACAACTAGGACTGCGGTACCGTGCATTGCACTACACCGCAATGCAAATTTAGTCGTATTCCTGCATTCTCTCGGAAAGCAATGCGACACAAATGTCCCACGGGCTGATAACCTGGTCGCGAAAGACTGCATATGGGTGCTGCATTCCAAACATGATGCTTGCAAGCTCATTTACCATGATATCCTTGGTGATTACCTTGGCGTATTCCAGGCCGAACCCAGTCACTGGCAAATCCAAAAAGTTGCCGGTGTTTCTAAGATAATTCAGGTCAGATGCGATTTTTTCTATTATTATTCTGTCGCTGACAAACTGGTTTGTGTTTTCCAGGAGCAGCTTGCGGGTTTTGTTTTTGAGCATTGAATTGATTACCTCGTTTATTGTGGAGTTTGTGCTAAAGGTGTGGATTTTCTTTTTTGGCAGCTCCGATATTCTCATGTCTGTCATTGATATTTTGCCAACTTCGAGCATCTTTCTTGCAGAAATTACTGAGAATCCTCCCAGTGCGTTTGGAAGTATTGAAAATGCCCTGCCTGTTCTTTGCCAGTCCTCAATGATGCTTCGAATTGTGCTTGTGCCGGAGATGCGAGTTACAACGGGCGACATTATTTTTTCAATTTCTCCTTCAAAGACACTTCGGGATGGATTTGCCAGGATTTTTTCCACTATTTCCCGCCCTCCGACTACTCCGATTGGCTCGTTGTTGTCGCCCGTAACAATTAGCGAGTCTGCCATGGACTCTAGGTACGGAATCAAAAGTCCGATTGCCTCTTCTATCTTTGCCTGCCTCTGTATGCTAACGCAGGGAACCGCGGTAAACGACATAGGCAGGAGGTCGCGTAGCATGCGATCTGCAATCATATGATATGAATGGAAATTCCAGAGTTTTAAGCCTAGTCTGATTATCAGTCATGAAATTATGTAAAGACAAGTTATGAACTAGTTTTTAATATCGCCTCAAAGCTAAAATGACTAGTTGTACAAGTTTTTGATTTTAACGGCATTTTTGGCGGCAATTTTCACAGTTAATTTGGCATATGCCCAACACCATGGAGGCTCAGCTGCGCCGCCAGTAAGCTTTGGCGGAAAAGACGTAACAATTTCTGCCGCCCTTGATCCAGTTGACTTTAATCCTGCAAAGGACTCCTCTGCCAAGCTAAACGTGAGATTTTTTGACTCAAAGACAAACATCAACATAGAGCGCGTAACGTATCGAGTCCAGATATTCTCAGGCGAAACATTACTTGCGGCCCAGATGTTCTATGATGCAGACGGCGAGCTGACAGTCAAGGTCCAGCCAAAGTCAGAGTGCACAGAAAAAGAAGTCTGGCGCTGCACAAAATACGAGGGAAACAAGGACCCAATAGTTCCTAGCGCACTGGAATCTACTGCAACCAGCACCCCAATTATGCGCGGCCCTGTCTTTGACAAGCCGGGAGAATACACAGTCAAAGTTGCAATCATTGGCGCAACAAACCCAAAAACCCAGACAACAGAAGACATTGAATTTGAGACAAAAATCAACATTGCGTCAGAGCAACAATTCTCACTTGCAACTGCGTCCGGCAAAACACCGGTTACAGTACGTGCATTTCAGGACAAGATAACAAATTTCGAGTTTTCAGAATCCACTAAAACAATAACGTTTGAGATGCCTTTCCACTGGGAACATGCGCAACACACTGCACTGGTGAGAACCGACATTGAGATCCCAAAATCGTTTGCACCATTTCAAAATGTGAACAGCTTCAAGGGCACAATAAACGGAGTTCCAATCTTTGCAAGCGGCCTA from Candidatus Nitrosotenuis aquarius encodes:
- a CDS encoding proteasome assembly chaperone family protein, coding for MTAKRPAKILLLGFPGNGLIGTFTISYLISHLKMRLVGDIGHPDLPPTLFVENGEILSPIRIYRKDNIYAIISDIPIFPEVAVEFVSSVAQFCKKNKIGKVIVPSGVDTQSTDSKDAKTYGLATDVSFEKLMYENDVPKFLAGSIIGTDATVISTFSNYGIPLLVLYTSCHPFFPDPQAAIFAITSLAKVLKIQVDTKDIQKRVDYLRIQHRNLMQETLDVLQEKQAPPKVPPIYR
- a CDS encoding Hsp20/alpha crystallin family protein, with amino-acid sequence MDYEFYPVFWFGDDLEQKVLAPLSCIREHESKWVLEFDLPLVDKKDINVFVDSDSITIEAKLKETYCDEHQKSYQYEYFKKNTSLPKNVDSGKITAKFSDGRLVIVLPKAFQGKKISID
- a CDS encoding bifunctional nuclease family protein — its product is MKIDEQQDADYETVTISGLGLIDHLGVIVLKSIDGKEFHMTAFSAEVAQYIANFMDGKREQVPTIYNMFEQMCEENELVLVKVKIYETGGIFRANLYFTGKKDVLLKYYRASDAVTLATFYNVPILVRKDLLKEPEPEPQIKSPKNGGSIESEKK
- a CDS encoding Hsp20/alpha crystallin family protein, coding for MTKDDKQKTELAPAWPLNWQSLDKAFENFRKEFEKSFASFPSFPSMQKLSALSCDIVDEGDKYVVKAEMPGIKKDEVKLNVFDNSLEISAQHKEEEEEKKKNYLRKERSEVSYYRTLPLPEKVVSDKTSAKLSDGVLSITIPKATPTPKPKSSSIQVQ
- a CDS encoding CBS domain-containing protein, translated to MDELYSSPVFTLTENDTIHDALGMMKTNFVKRIVIVKNKKPVGIITERDINAFLENDTTARALDEIRLKEIMKTNVITITAGQADHLSQCATRMDTFRIGSIVVVDDQGDVVGITTQTDINRHYAKMYPGKYKVRDYMTDKVITCRESDSLGFALDIINNNKTSRLVVTDHKGNAKGIITTNDFLKHSEYFKKSIAKIRDYLLPGGTTEDKKVGEFIKYEILIVESDDDLATAADLMAKNNISGVPVIVLKNNKLTGIVTKADVVRAFSQVITHAKLLEKYKTFR
- a CDS encoding helix-turn-helix transcriptional regulator, with the translated sequence MQVQLEGRKIDDDRKGVILGIMSDKYCRAIIEATMSTPKAAIEISADCKIPISTVYRRLQILHDNKLLAISGSITQEGKKHFLYKSKVKAMTSTFNGGNLEVEIVPNMAN
- a CDS encoding universal stress protein; this translates as MIKTKYQRILVALDGSKNSVRGLNEAIYLARQCQAIITGIYVIPRAPHPAFRSPRYPEKPRLRGAQNIMDFAKRYCAQNGVMFEQKIVFGDAGHTIVKFAKDKNFDIIVIGARGVGALKEVFFGSVSNYVLHKSSLPVLVVK
- a CDS encoding C2H2-type zinc finger protein — protein: MGKQFTCPYCESKFPSKEDLSKHIDRIHDGSGLLEGDTRRF
- a CDS encoding helix-turn-helix transcriptional regulator, which gives rise to MQTLSIQEVEKKDTILGAISDKYSRIILEATMNVPKTALEISTEYNIPISTTYRRLQVLHDAKLLAISGSISDDGKKFFMYKSKVKQVSTSFQNGIIDVSIIPN
- a CDS encoding CBS domain-containing protein; translated protein: MLRDLLPMSFTAVPCVSIQRQAKIEEAIGLLIPYLESMADSLIVTGDNNEPIGVVGGREIVEKILANPSRSVFEGEIEKIMSPVVTRISGTSTIRSIIEDWQRTGRAFSILPNALGGFSVISARKMLEVGKISMTDMRISELPKKKIHTFSTNSTINEVINSMLKNKTRKLLLENTNQFVSDRIIIEKIASDLNYLRNTGNFLDLPVTGFGLEYAKVITKDIMVNELASIMFGMQHPYAVFRDQVISPWDICVALLSERMQEYD
- a CDS encoding peptidase — protein: MYKFLILTAFLAAIFTVNLAYAQHHGGSAAPPVSFGGKDVTISAALDPVDFNPAKDSSAKLNVRFFDSKTNINIERVTYRVQIFSGETLLAAQMFYDADGELTVKVQPKSECTEKEVWRCTKYEGNKDPIVPSALESTATSTPIMRGPVFDKPGEYTVKVAIIGATNPKTQTTEDIEFETKINIASEQQFSLATASGKTPVTVRAFQDKITNFEFSESTKTITFEMPFHWEHAQHTALVRTDIEIPKSFAPFQNVNSFKGTINGVPIFASGLSLDAYTNKDTNVLHFAVSGEELKIIEKKITDKHTMIVQISPDTSSALKTADIKFSNNYKATISYDPRYGASKDVPFTIAFYDPSGLLAKDLRYAYSVKNSKGEEFIVNTGTGSSLGISVPSGVDSRKITIPAEGKYALQLVLTGRGLADFNPFVPATFSFDVSSKTSPSPSPAEQAAIPAWIKTNAKFWSDGKITDKDFVSGIQYLIKQGIVKIPKTDAAKTASTQIPDWVKNNAKFWSDGKITDKDFVSGIQFLVSQGIIKV